The following proteins are encoded in a genomic region of Arthrobacter jiangjiafuii:
- the metX gene encoding homoserine O-acetyltransferase MetX: MPSNTTVTPAPPRHPAPLRDGVLRYAGIGSFDLETGGHLPQVTLAYETWGSLNADHSNAVLVAHALTGSTHVARGSSGEDGWWDALVGPGKAVDTDRFFVVAINMLGGCYGSTGPSSTDPQGLPWGSRFPFVTVRDSVRAEARLADLLGIASWHTVLGGSLGGARALEWAVTEPDRVRHCAVIACTAASTAEQIAFGQAQLAAIRLDPDFNGGDYYNGATPAAGLGLARRIAHITYRSEAELEYRFGRSPQEPENPLGSAVPAARGRYAVESYLDHQARKLTARFDANSYLVLTEALMSHDVTRGRGTLQQALAGTTAEFLIAAVDSDRLYFPQQSHDLAAALPRETAVHMISAPIGHDGFLTDAEKIGAPLRERFFA, translated from the coding sequence CTGCCTTCGAACACCACTGTGACACCGGCGCCGCCGCGGCACCCCGCACCTCTTCGGGACGGGGTGCTGCGGTACGCCGGGATCGGCAGCTTCGACCTGGAAACCGGCGGGCACCTGCCGCAGGTGACCCTCGCCTATGAGACCTGGGGGAGCCTGAATGCGGACCACTCCAACGCCGTCCTGGTGGCCCACGCCCTGACCGGAAGCACCCATGTGGCGCGGGGCAGCAGCGGGGAAGACGGCTGGTGGGACGCCCTGGTGGGTCCGGGAAAAGCCGTGGACACCGACCGCTTTTTCGTGGTTGCCATCAATATGCTCGGCGGTTGCTACGGCTCCACCGGCCCGTCCTCCACCGATCCGCAGGGCCTGCCCTGGGGCTCCCGCTTTCCGTTTGTTACCGTCCGGGACTCGGTCCGTGCCGAGGCCCGGCTGGCGGACCTGCTGGGTATCGCCTCCTGGCACACGGTGCTGGGCGGTTCGCTGGGCGGGGCCCGGGCGCTGGAATGGGCGGTTACCGAGCCGGACCGGGTGCGGCACTGCGCGGTCATCGCCTGTACGGCTGCCAGCACTGCCGAACAAATTGCGTTTGGCCAGGCGCAGCTGGCGGCCATCCGGCTGGACCCGGATTTCAACGGCGGCGACTACTACAACGGCGCGACGCCGGCGGCCGGGCTGGGTCTGGCCCGCCGGATCGCGCACATCACCTACCGGTCCGAAGCGGAACTGGAATACCGGTTCGGCCGCAGCCCGCAGGAGCCCGAGAATCCGCTGGGATCGGCTGTTCCGGCGGCGCGCGGGCGCTACGCCGTGGAGAGCTACCTGGATCACCAGGCCCGCAAACTCACGGCCCGGTTCGATGCGAACAGCTACCTGGTGCTGACCGAGGCGCTGATGAGCCACGACGTAACCCGTGGTCGGGGCACCCTGCAGCAGGCCCTGGCCGGAACCACCGCGGAGTTCCTCATCGCAGCGGTGGATTCGGACCGGCTGTATTTCCCGCAGCAGTCCCATGACCTGGCCGCTGCCCTGCCCCGGGAGACGGCGGTGCACATGATCAGCGCTCCGATCGGGCACGACGGGTTCCTCACCGACGCCGAGAAGATCGGTGCGCCGCTGCGGGAGCGGTTCTTCGCCTGA